From the genome of Campylobacter magnus, one region includes:
- a CDS encoding Eco57I restriction-modification methylase domain-containing protein, whose product MFQKSVLDKYIKSIDAELLEQKYKEFQNTYQNPQKIEQIKASKEEQYQEGFLRDIFVNILGYTINPEPNYNLITEKRNESADKKDARKADGAIIIDSKVKCVIELKGTDTTDLAKIENQALGYKAHNAGCRYVVISNFEKLRFYIDDATDFVEFHLFTLDFKGFCELYTLLALAQITADIPAKIKELSLSREEQITKALYKDYTEFKNALFANLCEQNKDTDELELFSKSQKLLDRFLFIFFCEDKGLLPPNSMLGIIERFKKAKEIHIQIPLYDLIKQYFGWIDSGDESMDIFAYNGGLFKSDELLDRLKISDEILEFHCQKIANYDFDSDVSVDILGHIFEHSISEIESKKNELTGIKEQNKRKKDGVFYTPAYITKYIVESTLGTLCESKKAELGINENFTKSTKSKKEDKIKTLQAYREYLLGLKICDPACGSGAFLNATLKYLKTQHALLDELENALYGSQLDFSYYDDKILENNIYGVDINGESVEIAKLSLWLNTAKKGTKLSTLSGKIKCGNSLITELFDWQKEFPEVFENGGFDIIVGNPPYVQLQSMGQMSEVYSKCGFASYNKSADLYCLFYEQGTKLLKNHGFLGFIASNKWLKAKYGEGLRRFFISYTNPLLLIDFAGVKVFADAVVDPQILILRKEPYEKQTQICACKEITSDLENYVKQNSSFKEFSNSAWTFESNATAGILAKIDTFTPLKSLPIEIYRGILTGFNDAFYIDENTKNELIKKDAKSAELIKPLLRGRDIKAWNSSFELYMINTHNGLKSENLEPINIDDYPAIKEHLSQFYDKLEKRGDKGITPYNLRNCVYLKEFSKPKIVYPNMTAFYPFSYDENGYFTNDKSFILTAKDENISLKFLVAILNSKLAKLWIKSNCPELGVDGREIRKVYFENFGIPNISLEFQKELADLADIMIDLNAQFAKLTNNFWTLLKANYNVEKIPSALSEFYKLDFKEFLKISKIKVPLSEQGEVLEFFESFKAKCAELNSQLKATDERINTAVYKLYNLSDDEIKAVENS is encoded by the coding sequence ATGTTTCAAAAATCAGTATTAGATAAATACATTAAAAGCATTGACGCAGAGCTTTTAGAGCAAAAATACAAGGAATTCCAAAATACCTACCAAAACCCACAAAAAATCGAGCAAATCAAAGCTAGCAAAGAAGAACAATACCAAGAGGGCTTTTTGCGTGATATTTTTGTAAATATCCTAGGATATACGATAAATCCAGAACCAAACTACAACCTAATAACCGAAAAGCGCAACGAAAGCGCAGACAAAAAAGACGCACGCAAAGCAGATGGCGCAATCATCATTGATAGCAAAGTAAAATGCGTAATAGAACTAAAAGGTACAGACACAACCGACCTTGCCAAAATAGAAAACCAAGCCCTAGGCTACAAAGCCCACAACGCAGGCTGTCGCTATGTAGTTATCTCGAACTTTGAAAAACTACGCTTTTACATTGATGATGCGACTGATTTTGTGGAATTCCACCTTTTTACGCTTGATTTTAAGGGCTTTTGCGAGCTTTACACGCTTTTAGCCCTAGCGCAGATCACAGCCGATATCCCAGCCAAAATCAAAGAACTCAGCCTAAGCCGTGAAGAACAAATCACAAAAGCCCTTTACAAAGACTACACAGAGTTTAAAAACGCTCTTTTTGCCAACCTTTGCGAGCAAAACAAAGACACTGACGAGCTAGAATTATTCTCAAAAAGCCAAAAATTGCTTGATAGATTTTTGTTTATTTTCTTTTGCGAAGACAAAGGACTTTTGCCACCAAACTCAATGCTAGGCATAATCGAGCGTTTCAAAAAAGCAAAAGAAATTCACATCCAAATCCCACTTTATGACCTTATAAAGCAGTATTTTGGCTGGATTGATAGTGGCGATGAGAGTATGGATATTTTTGCTTATAACGGCGGACTTTTCAAAAGCGATGAGCTGCTAGACCGCCTGAAAATCAGCGATGAAATTCTAGAATTCCATTGCCAAAAAATCGCAAACTACGACTTTGATAGCGATGTTAGTGTGGATATTTTGGGACATATTTTCGAACACAGCATTAGCGAGATAGAGAGCAAAAAAAACGAACTAACAGGCATAAAAGAACAAAACAAACGCAAAAAAGACGGAGTTTTCTACACCCCAGCCTACATCACCAAATACATAGTAGAAAGCACTCTTGGCACACTCTGCGAGAGCAAAAAAGCAGAACTTGGCATAAACGAAAACTTCACCAAAAGCACCAAAAGCAAAAAAGAAGATAAAATCAAAACCCTACAAGCTTACAGAGAGTATTTGCTAGGGCTTAAAATCTGCGACCCAGCTTGTGGGTCAGGCGCCTTTCTAAACGCCACGCTAAAATATCTAAAAACCCAGCACGCCTTGCTAGATGAGCTAGAAAACGCCCTTTATGGCTCACAGCTTGATTTTAGCTACTATGATGACAAAATCCTAGAAAACAACATCTACGGCGTGGATATAAACGGCGAGAGCGTAGAAATCGCCAAGCTCTCACTTTGGCTAAACACAGCGAAAAAAGGCACCAAACTAAGCACCCTAAGTGGCAAGATAAAATGTGGCAACTCACTAATAACCGAGCTATTTGACTGGCAAAAGGAATTCCCAGAAGTATTTGAAAATGGTGGCTTTGACATCATCGTAGGCAATCCGCCGTATGTCCAGCTACAAAGTATGGGGCAAATGAGCGAAGTTTATAGCAAATGTGGCTTTGCTAGCTATAATAAATCAGCTGATTTGTATTGTTTATTTTACGAGCAAGGCACAAAACTGCTGAAAAATCACGGATTTTTAGGCTTTATCGCTTCAAATAAGTGGCTAAAAGCCAAATATGGTGAAGGTTTAAGACGATTTTTTATTTCTTATACAAATCCGCTTTTGCTTATTGATTTTGCTGGGGTTAAAGTTTTTGCTGATGCTGTAGTAGACCCGCAAATTCTAATTTTACGCAAAGAACCTTACGAAAAGCAAACTCAAATTTGCGCTTGTAAAGAAATCACAAGTGATTTAGAAAATTATGTAAAGCAGAATTCTAGTTTTAAGGAATTCTCAAATTCTGCTTGGACTTTTGAGAGCAACGCAACAGCTGGAATTCTAGCTAAAATTGATACTTTTACACCTTTGAAATCTTTGCCTATTGAAATTTATCGTGGAATTCTAACGGGTTTTAACGATGCTTTTTACATTGATGAAAATACAAAAAACGAGCTTATCAAAAAAGATGCCAAAAGCGCAGAGCTTATAAAGCCACTTTTGCGAGGGCGCGATATAAAGGCTTGGAATTCTAGTTTTGAGCTTTATATGATAAACACTCACAATGGCTTAAAAAGTGAAAATTTAGAACCTATAAATATAGATGATTATCCAGCTATAAAAGAGCATTTATCGCAGTTTTACGACAAACTAGAAAAGCGTGGCGACAAAGGCATTACACCTTATAATTTAAGAAATTGTGTTTATTTAAAAGAATTCTCTAAACCAAAAATTGTTTATCCAAATATGACAGCATTTTATCCTTTTTCTTATGATGAAAATGGATATTTCACAAATGATAAAAGTTTTATTCTAACAGCAAAAGATGAAAATATTTCATTAAAGTTTTTAGTAGCTATTTTAAACTCAAAACTTGCTAAATTATGGATAAAATCAAATTGCCCAGAACTTGGTGTAGATGGTAGAGAAATCCGCAAAGTTTATTTTGAAAATTTTGGAATTCCAAATATATCTTTGGAATTCCAAAAAGAATTAGCAGACTTAGCAGATATTATGATTGATTTAAACGCTCAGTTTGCCAAGCTTACAAATAATTTTTGGACGCTTTTAAAGGCAAATTACAATGTAGAAAAAATCCCAAGTGCTTTAAGCGAGTTTTACAAACTAGACTTTAAAGAATTCTTAAAAATCAGCAAAATAAAAGTGCCCCTAAGCGAGCAGGGCGAAGTGCTGGAGTTTTTTGAGAGCTTTAAGGCAAAATGTGCAGAGCTAAACTCACAGCTAAAAGCCACAGACGAGCGCATAAACACAGCTGTCTATAAACTCTACAACCTAAGTGATGATGAAATAAAAGCAGTAGAAAACAGCTAG